In Neorhodopirellula lusitana, one genomic interval encodes:
- a CDS encoding FecR domain-containing protein — MDAKNHQAEFERLVDRLLDQTISQDQGERLEQLMLDDPEYRSFYFDQVDVHLGLPKVLSGIKVGNDSTEADARFRQLPLLASVPPSKPSNDTNRYLVGLLALATAASLLLGVGMLKQWLDATANQRAANQQAISEAEDVDASSETGSSLIPGPSLNDEESGIENVVLAQNSMAEFFGELSPPVGSSLQMRRQYILTHGNVELIFPSGASALLDAPAIFSVVSADRLLLESGQCSVHAPDGAEGFQVETPLANVVDLGTRFGVKVDEGGQTSVKVIEGEAEVFAKQVEPNMAKEAPKLLRANDSGFYSGSSEMPDRPEPSGEPAYRYSLPDRILGYEATPASDPDAAGVSELTEVSVQRGGKPFHYSITEMIPSEVTYFRSTQEVFCQPVAYRYGDDRPIAEILKSDNALDTGILNPGGSKIPLTTSPDESTPGMAIRFAQPVVNSIGPDIAFFEIQNYITNPTSGDPFHVSPLEFKEGLKSFTVAEMDIQMTSPESKVVAGFGLLRYENVVTRFEELLTMKRSKQYRHNNFRALAVGIDLSDLGYSNGETVTGLFFQDAADDEPQFDGSVVDPVYIGGFPAL, encoded by the coding sequence ATGGATGCAAAGAATCACCAGGCTGAGTTTGAACGCCTTGTTGACCGACTGCTTGATCAAACCATTAGCCAAGATCAAGGTGAGCGTTTAGAGCAGTTGATGCTCGATGATCCTGAATATCGGAGTTTCTATTTCGATCAGGTTGATGTGCATCTTGGGCTTCCCAAGGTCTTAAGCGGTATCAAGGTGGGTAACGATTCGACTGAAGCAGATGCACGCTTTCGTCAACTGCCCTTGCTAGCATCGGTTCCGCCATCGAAACCTAGCAACGATACCAACCGCTATTTGGTGGGCTTGTTGGCACTGGCTACAGCGGCATCGTTGCTGCTCGGTGTCGGCATGCTGAAACAGTGGCTTGATGCGACCGCGAACCAACGTGCCGCCAATCAGCAAGCCATCAGCGAAGCGGAAGACGTGGATGCGTCCAGCGAGACTGGTTCGTCGCTAATCCCTGGTCCGTCGCTAAACGACGAGGAATCCGGCATTGAAAATGTCGTGCTGGCACAAAACTCCATGGCCGAGTTTTTCGGTGAGCTGTCACCTCCGGTGGGAAGTTCACTGCAAATGCGACGGCAGTACATTCTTACCCATGGGAACGTTGAATTGATTTTCCCCAGCGGTGCATCGGCTTTACTCGACGCTCCGGCGATCTTTTCGGTCGTCAGTGCGGATCGCCTGCTGTTGGAGTCCGGTCAATGTTCAGTGCATGCACCCGACGGTGCGGAGGGCTTTCAAGTCGAGACGCCGCTTGCCAACGTGGTGGATCTGGGCACTCGCTTCGGCGTTAAGGTCGACGAAGGCGGTCAGACAAGCGTAAAGGTTATCGAAGGCGAAGCGGAAGTGTTTGCCAAGCAAGTGGAGCCGAACATGGCAAAGGAAGCACCGAAGCTTTTACGGGCGAATGATTCCGGATTCTATTCGGGTTCCAGCGAAATGCCTGATCGGCCGGAGCCTAGTGGAGAGCCCGCTTATCGCTATTCACTGCCGGATCGTATTTTGGGGTATGAAGCGACTCCGGCGTCCGATCCGGATGCCGCCGGCGTGAGTGAGTTGACCGAAGTATCAGTGCAACGTGGTGGTAAGCCGTTTCATTACTCGATCACGGAGATGATCCCCTCGGAAGTCACCTATTTCCGCTCGACGCAAGAAGTCTTCTGTCAGCCGGTTGCCTACCGCTATGGCGATGACCGACCCATTGCCGAAATTCTGAAGTCTGACAATGCACTCGACACAGGAATCCTCAATCCGGGTGGCTCGAAGATTCCATTGACCACCAGTCCCGATGAATCCACGCCTGGAATGGCGATCCGCTTTGCCCAACCGGTTGTGAATTCGATTGGTCCCGATATCGCCTTTTTCGAAATCCAAAACTACATCACCAACCCGACGTCTGGCGACCCGTTCCACGTCAGTCCCCTTGAGTTCAAGGAAGGGTTGAAGTCGTTCACCGTTGCTGAAATGGATATTCAGATGACATCGCCAGAATCCAAAGTCGTCGCTGGCTTTGGGTTGCTGCGATATGAGAACGTCGTAACTCGGTTCGAAGAATTGCTGACGATGAAGCGATCCAAGCAATACCGGCATAACAACTTTCGAGCGTTGGCCGTCGGGATTGATCTGTCCGACCTCGGCTATTCCAACGGGGAAACCGTCACGGGATTGTTTTTCCAGGACGCTGCCGACGATGAACCGCAGTTTGACGGTTCCGTCGTGGACCCTGTGTACATCGGCGGCTTTCCGGCACTTTAA
- a CDS encoding sigma-70 family RNA polymerase sigma factor, translating into MTPSPSAADFDRQSEDYERFLDLFTTDRERIYGFIFSMLPNHADAEDVFQRCSIVLWRKLDQFTEGTSFYAWACSIAQFEVLNFRRSASRDRHYFSQELMEQLALERVEQRRSSGSRLEALQTCISRLGQLDRDLLGALYDQDRRLDDYACQPGRQFKLSTTVREC; encoded by the coding sequence ATGACTCCATCGCCGTCCGCTGCCGACTTTGATCGTCAATCCGAAGACTATGAGCGGTTCTTGGATCTGTTTACGACGGATCGCGAACGGATCTATGGGTTCATTTTTTCAATGTTGCCCAATCATGCGGACGCTGAGGACGTTTTTCAGCGTTGCAGTATCGTGTTGTGGCGCAAGCTGGATCAGTTCACCGAGGGCACTTCGTTTTATGCCTGGGCGTGTTCAATTGCACAGTTCGAGGTTCTCAACTTTCGCCGCTCAGCGAGCCGTGATCGGCACTACTTCAGCCAAGAACTGATGGAGCAACTTGCTTTGGAGCGAGTGGAGCAGCGTCGTTCGAGCGGTTCACGACTCGAAGCCCTGCAAACTTGTATTTCGCGGTTAGGCCAACTCGATCGGGATCTGTTGGGGGCGCTCTATGACCAAGACAGGCGCCTTGATGACTACGCCTGTCAACCGGGAAGGCAATTCAAACTCTCTACAACCGTGCGGGAATGCTGA
- a CDS encoding DUF7133 domain-containing protein has product MKLTMLVLVSVLALVPNALLPMNSFAGVKAMSGTATTGGSASNPPPLKALLIAGGCCHDYTNQQKVLSEGIQARANVRVDVYWSNDSSTAPVFPLYTKPGWAAGYDVIIHDECAASVRDPALVDRIIQTHQKIPAVHLHCAMHSFRADTDAWFKHLGLQSSSHGPQKPIAIDYVDTEHPIALPLENWTTINEELYNNVKLYGAHPIAIGKQLVGTGDKEKMVEAVVAWTNETQGARSFSTTIGHNTKTVQDARYLDLVTRGLLWSCGKLNKEYLRPYQGKSESVLIDSTKVTKPEPTVKLPPMPENATLVKVAASSTETVKNNFAYHAVDGNQSTRWCASNGTFPQWLQLEFEKPRQLKEIRIDWESGSQAYRYRVEGSVDGKGWNTLLDRRNNANPKVVFEPLQSDKPIRFMRITGFGVATSPGNFCSIREVQLKGDSIERLWPAIADNQTAAFVPINPPPIDPFKEKGNMTPRIEPLSAETVASIRNNVQVPEGFEFTIFAAPPAVNYPVFVAAAPDGTLYVSSDGNGSLGRDPGRGRVIRLRDTDDDGHADETKVFCEVDAPRGLVWDHDRLYLMHPPHLSAFIDHDGDGVADEEKVLVKNLAFGYDKRPADHTTNGVSLGPDGWLYIAGGDFGFINAEGTDGRKLTHRGGGVLRVRPDGTGLEVYSTGTRNILEVAISPTMDLFARDNTNDGGGWDVRLHHFTGMDDHGYPRLYMNFGDECVQPLADYGGGSGCGAVYLDEPGFGKWNDAPLTADWGTGGLYRHSVAPNGATFKETAAPERLVKMTRPTDADVDGMSRLYCASWRGATFKWVGTDVGYIVQVRPKGFKPQPLPKFESASDDELVGQLKSSSYRRRIAAQRELKRRGNPASEQLLSDEVATRSEKRNLAEYLQRDASDAECIAALSDNDPIIVHIAVRSLAYHRAHVACLNAIDKQNEPSPGLFRALAMMHTAEAVDGLLQRLANSDQPSTRRGILSALCRLHYHDGKWNGSSWGTRPDTRGPYYQPDPWAETDKIAAALKHQLSESSPEEAAFLVETMRLNRIQSNDAVEKIISLAEQDPRMIPAAMSQLAKTDDLPSRGFDLATKAANDSKVTPETLAHAITVLSKGQGADAVSSLLTALGQVTPETSNQVRQSAIAVVKQSNQLGQHLDVVIASADSPIESAAYWADLTLLAVLDQSDSSPEAKSHARHAIDQSWSSPKHRARLISAATELKSHQLDEQILVAINDSEAEVVQVAKAAIKQLKLEVREADRSPKISSLPVGDALTQATKLKGDAGLGAQLFTKATCVACHTVSKDEIQKGPFLGNIAKTYKRPELVAAILQPAKTIAQGFATNAILTYDGLLVTGFVTSEQSDRVTLRDQLGKEHEIDKEEIEVRKTLPTSIMPEGLMSEFTVAELASLVAYLESLAE; this is encoded by the coding sequence ATGAAATTAACCATGCTTGTCTTGGTGTCTGTCCTTGCGCTCGTACCGAATGCACTGCTGCCGATGAATTCGTTCGCTGGTGTCAAAGCGATGTCCGGCACAGCGACGACGGGCGGATCGGCTTCCAACCCACCGCCGCTGAAGGCATTGCTGATCGCTGGCGGATGCTGCCACGACTACACCAACCAGCAAAAGGTGCTAAGCGAAGGGATTCAGGCACGAGCGAATGTGCGTGTCGATGTGTATTGGAGCAATGATTCAAGCACCGCTCCGGTGTTTCCGCTGTACACCAAGCCAGGCTGGGCGGCTGGTTACGACGTCATTATTCATGACGAGTGTGCTGCGTCGGTGCGAGATCCAGCATTGGTGGATCGCATCATCCAAACGCATCAAAAGATTCCCGCCGTGCATTTGCATTGTGCAATGCATAGTTTCCGCGCTGACACCGACGCTTGGTTTAAACACCTGGGACTGCAGTCCAGTTCACACGGCCCTCAAAAACCGATCGCGATTGACTATGTCGATACTGAACATCCCATCGCTTTGCCGCTGGAAAATTGGACTACGATCAACGAAGAACTCTACAACAACGTGAAGCTCTACGGCGCCCATCCCATCGCGATCGGGAAGCAACTGGTGGGCACCGGCGACAAGGAAAAGATGGTCGAAGCGGTAGTTGCGTGGACGAACGAAACCCAGGGGGCGCGAAGTTTTAGCACCACGATCGGTCACAACACCAAGACGGTCCAGGACGCTCGGTACCTGGACTTGGTAACCCGTGGTCTGCTGTGGTCATGTGGTAAGCTCAACAAAGAATACCTCCGTCCGTATCAGGGTAAGAGCGAGTCCGTTTTGATTGACTCCACCAAGGTGACGAAACCCGAACCGACGGTGAAGTTGCCCCCCATGCCTGAGAATGCGACGCTGGTGAAAGTCGCGGCGTCAAGCACCGAGACGGTGAAGAACAATTTCGCTTACCACGCCGTTGACGGCAATCAATCGACTCGGTGGTGTGCCAGCAACGGAACTTTCCCACAATGGTTGCAGTTGGAGTTTGAAAAGCCGCGGCAATTGAAAGAGATTCGAATTGACTGGGAATCCGGAAGCCAAGCTTATCGCTACCGGGTGGAAGGATCGGTGGACGGGAAAGGCTGGAACACCTTGCTGGACCGCCGCAATAATGCCAATCCCAAAGTCGTCTTTGAACCGCTGCAATCCGACAAACCAATTCGGTTTATGCGGATCACGGGTTTCGGTGTCGCGACCAGCCCCGGCAATTTCTGCAGCATTCGTGAAGTCCAGCTGAAGGGCGATTCCATCGAGCGGCTATGGCCGGCGATCGCGGATAATCAGACCGCTGCCTTCGTTCCGATCAATCCGCCTCCCATCGACCCGTTCAAAGAAAAGGGCAACATGACGCCGCGTATCGAGCCACTTTCGGCTGAAACGGTGGCATCCATTCGGAACAATGTTCAGGTTCCCGAGGGATTCGAGTTCACGATCTTCGCCGCGCCACCCGCGGTGAATTACCCTGTTTTTGTCGCTGCCGCCCCTGACGGAACCCTTTATGTCAGTTCCGATGGCAACGGCTCCTTAGGACGTGATCCAGGCCGTGGGCGTGTGATTCGGTTGCGTGATACCGACGATGATGGTCATGCCGATGAGACGAAAGTGTTCTGTGAGGTCGACGCGCCGCGAGGATTGGTCTGGGATCACGATCGGCTGTACCTTATGCATCCGCCCCACCTGAGTGCCTTCATTGATCATGACGGTGACGGTGTGGCCGACGAGGAGAAAGTGCTCGTTAAGAACCTCGCTTTTGGTTATGACAAGCGACCCGCCGATCACACCACGAACGGTGTTAGCCTCGGTCCCGATGGTTGGCTGTACATCGCCGGCGGTGACTTCGGATTCATTAACGCCGAAGGCACCGATGGTCGCAAGTTAACGCATCGCGGTGGCGGTGTGCTTCGAGTGCGACCCGATGGAACCGGATTAGAAGTTTATTCCACAGGCACACGGAATATTTTGGAAGTCGCCATCAGTCCCACGATGGACCTCTTCGCTCGCGACAACACGAATGATGGCGGTGGTTGGGATGTGCGTCTTCATCACTTTACCGGAATGGATGACCATGGATATCCGCGTTTGTACATGAACTTTGGTGATGAATGCGTGCAGCCACTAGCCGATTATGGCGGCGGTTCGGGCTGCGGGGCGGTTTACTTGGATGAGCCCGGATTTGGTAAGTGGAACGATGCACCGTTGACCGCTGACTGGGGAACGGGCGGATTGTATCGACATTCCGTTGCACCCAACGGAGCCACTTTCAAGGAGACGGCGGCACCAGAGCGACTTGTGAAAATGACGCGTCCGACCGACGCGGACGTCGACGGGATGAGTCGTCTGTATTGCGCCAGTTGGCGCGGTGCGACGTTCAAGTGGGTAGGGACCGATGTGGGGTATATCGTCCAGGTGCGACCGAAAGGCTTCAAGCCCCAGCCACTACCGAAGTTTGAGTCCGCTTCCGATGATGAACTGGTGGGGCAACTGAAATCAAGCAGCTATCGCCGACGCATTGCAGCCCAACGGGAACTGAAGCGTCGCGGGAACCCTGCCAGCGAGCAGTTGCTTAGCGACGAAGTTGCGACCCGCAGCGAGAAACGCAATCTAGCGGAATATCTTCAAAGGGATGCTAGTGACGCGGAGTGCATTGCGGCTCTTTCAGACAACGATCCAATCATCGTTCACATTGCGGTTCGGTCTCTGGCGTACCATAGAGCACACGTCGCGTGCCTGAACGCCATCGACAAACAGAATGAGCCAAGCCCAGGATTGTTTCGTGCTCTCGCGATGATGCACACCGCGGAGGCGGTTGACGGATTGTTGCAGCGACTTGCTAATTCCGATCAACCGTCAACGCGGCGTGGGATACTGTCGGCGTTGTGTCGGCTGCATTACCACGATGGAAAATGGAACGGATCATCTTGGGGCACGCGCCCCGACACACGTGGCCCGTACTACCAGCCCGACCCATGGGCCGAGACGGACAAGATCGCAGCGGCACTGAAGCACCAGCTCAGCGAATCCAGTCCCGAAGAAGCCGCCTTTTTGGTGGAAACGATGCGTCTGAATCGAATCCAGTCCAACGATGCAGTGGAGAAGATCATCTCGTTGGCTGAACAAGATCCGCGGATGATCCCTGCCGCGATGTCCCAACTCGCCAAAACCGACGATCTGCCATCCCGAGGATTCGACTTGGCAACCAAGGCCGCGAATGACTCTAAAGTGACGCCCGAAACGCTCGCTCATGCGATCACGGTCCTTTCGAAAGGGCAGGGTGCCGATGCCGTTTCGAGTTTACTAACTGCACTGGGGCAAGTGACTCCCGAGACATCGAATCAGGTGCGGCAGTCGGCCATCGCTGTGGTTAAGCAATCGAATCAACTCGGACAACACCTGGATGTCGTGATCGCTTCAGCAGACTCGCCGATCGAGTCGGCGGCCTATTGGGCTGATTTGACGCTGCTGGCTGTTTTGGACCAGAGCGATAGCAGCCCGGAAGCGAAAAGCCATGCTCGGCATGCAATTGATCAATCTTGGTCGTCCCCGAAGCACCGAGCTCGTTTGATTTCCGCGGCCACGGAGCTGAAGAGCCATCAGCTGGACGAACAAATTCTAGTTGCTATCAACGATTCCGAAGCCGAGGTTGTTCAGGTTGCTAAAGCCGCGATCAAGCAACTGAAGCTGGAGGTGCGAGAAGCCGACCGCAGTCCAAAGATCAGTTCCTTGCCGGTCGGCGATGCACTGACGCAGGCGACGAAGCTGAAAGGCGATGCAGGTCTAGGTGCGCAACTATTTACCAAAGCAACTTGCGTGGCATGTCACACGGTTTCGAAGGACGAAATTCAAAAAGGGCCGTTCCTGGGTAACATCGCCAAAACGTACAAGCGTCCTGAGTTGGTTGCCGCTATTCTGCAACCGGCCAAGACAATCGCTCAGGGCTTCGCCACCAACGCGATCCTGACCTATGACGGGTTGCTGGTGACTGGGTTTGTCACCAGTGAGCAAAGTGATCGTGTCACTCTTCGCGACCAACTGGGTAAGGAGCACGAGATCGACAAGGAAGAGATTGAAGTCCGCAAGACCCTACCGACCTCGATTATGCCCGAAGGATTGATGAGTGAGTTTACCGTGGCGGAACTCGCCTCGTTGGTCGCCTACCTTGAATCGCTGGCTGAGTAG
- a CDS encoding DUF1553 domain-containing protein: MNPLCCRRVSVGLLCPPIFLALSAIVASTTVSGSEVARWDFDSEAAMPLELHGNVHRDQAGPRPPEFPDQTSDNTALRFEGNGFLTMADSGPSSEFDFDNGDEITLEAWVRVDQANGTSPMYVISKGRTGTAKFARDNQNWALRVVSLGDSIRTSFLFATPIQPKAARADSHWHRWTTEKGFLARSGWHHIAVAYRFGEPDSIRGWIDGVATNGKWDMGGPTRDKPVVDDDAIWIGSASRGSAGNSYRGWMDGLAVHRSILTDKTIAARFNRQGGPRVMGPQPESMPELGMISDGRVLVTFSEGMPHASRWLLEHESWPKETGRLDGNAFLLPRIPVRFDDWGIRIGWKPPLLVRMAGDVELPPGKHRFLVRTRSLSRLWIDGDLVARTKPVRRRSGNLEPVVPIPEPLVPGARLLPFPQQEEFVEYEVESKTDAGANNGSPDEPIKMRVVLEFMVGGNNNRMQSGEVCVAMQPHGTGPLLVLKPDSSSTLPLTDAAIEPALREFETAMVAFEESVRRDAAASQDAFWQGRHQIAKEVTRDFEQPILDPGTHPIDDFVNQKIEKALRKSERFEMNTSMHFNQNVLPILRDQCFRCHGEKAQGGLRLNSRDAALASGESELPAIVPGSPDESELIVRIRDHDMPPTDDGLTGEQIAILEGWVKEGAVWPTPPVEPESVAMAPVVDDASFLRRVYLDTVGVGPSEGNVRQFLASRDPDKRVKLIDELLQDDRYADHWISFWMDVLAENPGLLNPSLNSTGPFRWFLYDSLRDGKPLDRMVTELILMRGSPHDGGSAGFALAGENDSPMAAKGHILASAFLGIELQCARCHDSPFHSTSQEDLYSLAAMLNRKQLAPPKTSRVPDAFFEGIGRESLISVTLKPGVQVQPKWPFASFTGIEDGPHLDPLVQNSKDSRERLAALITAPHNERFPRVIVNHLWNRLIGAGIVQPVNDWEGKTPSHPELLDWLAMELVSHDYDLKHVLRQIMTSQLYQRQAVGRNQQAVAEQRFFNAPDPRRLAAEQIVDSLFVSTGLEMDTEEMTFVHDGSASSKTRLTLGFPKRSWMFTSLSNERDRPSLAMPRAQPIADVLEAFGWSGTRQQPIAERESDPNLLQPGILANGILSMSLTRASYQSPLAQLAVDASSPEELLDSLFLRFLSRYPTKAETQSLVPALTNGFESRVLPADQVRVPVADSPLPLSTWTNHLLPEANDIQEEWQERVRRGPSADPRLQPHWREVYEDVVWSLVNDREFVWVP; encoded by the coding sequence ATGAATCCTCTCTGTTGCCGCCGTGTTTCGGTTGGTCTCCTTTGCCCGCCCATCTTTCTTGCACTGTCTGCGATCGTAGCGTCGACAACGGTCAGCGGATCTGAAGTTGCAAGATGGGACTTCGACAGTGAAGCAGCGATGCCTTTGGAGTTGCATGGGAATGTTCATCGCGACCAAGCGGGACCCCGGCCTCCAGAATTTCCTGACCAGACAAGCGACAACACAGCCTTGCGGTTTGAGGGGAACGGCTTTTTGACGATGGCGGACTCCGGACCAAGTAGCGAATTTGACTTCGACAATGGGGATGAGATCACGCTGGAAGCTTGGGTCCGCGTTGACCAAGCGAATGGCACTTCACCCATGTACGTGATCAGCAAAGGCCGAACGGGAACGGCCAAGTTTGCTCGTGATAACCAGAACTGGGCCTTGCGGGTTGTTTCGCTGGGGGACTCGATTCGGACGAGCTTTTTGTTCGCAACTCCCATTCAACCGAAAGCTGCTCGCGCGGATTCACACTGGCATCGCTGGACGACCGAAAAGGGATTCCTGGCGCGGTCGGGTTGGCATCACATTGCAGTCGCGTATCGCTTCGGTGAACCGGATTCGATCCGTGGTTGGATTGATGGAGTTGCGACCAACGGGAAATGGGACATGGGTGGCCCAACCCGTGATAAGCCAGTGGTCGATGACGATGCGATCTGGATCGGTTCGGCAAGTCGGGGGAGCGCCGGCAACAGCTACCGTGGCTGGATGGACGGACTCGCCGTTCACCGATCGATCCTTACCGACAAGACAATTGCCGCTCGGTTCAATCGTCAGGGCGGACCCCGAGTGATGGGGCCTCAGCCAGAGTCGATGCCCGAACTGGGAATGATCTCCGACGGCCGAGTGCTGGTCACGTTTTCCGAAGGCATGCCCCATGCAAGTCGCTGGCTCTTAGAACATGAATCGTGGCCTAAGGAGACGGGAAGGCTAGACGGCAATGCGTTTTTGTTGCCGCGAATTCCAGTTCGTTTCGACGATTGGGGAATTCGAATCGGCTGGAAGCCGCCGCTGTTGGTGCGAATGGCCGGCGACGTGGAACTGCCGCCCGGCAAACATCGCTTTTTGGTGCGAACGCGTTCGCTGAGTCGGTTGTGGATTGATGGGGACCTGGTCGCTCGCACCAAACCCGTTCGTCGTCGCAGTGGCAACCTTGAACCTGTCGTTCCAATTCCAGAACCACTGGTACCCGGTGCCCGTTTGTTGCCATTCCCGCAACAGGAAGAGTTTGTCGAGTACGAAGTCGAGTCGAAAACCGATGCCGGTGCAAACAACGGTTCACCGGACGAACCGATCAAGATGCGAGTTGTTTTAGAGTTCATGGTGGGCGGCAACAACAATCGGATGCAGTCCGGTGAAGTGTGTGTGGCGATGCAACCGCACGGGACGGGACCTCTGTTGGTCCTGAAACCTGATTCGTCGTCGACTCTTCCGCTGACCGATGCCGCGATCGAACCAGCACTGCGTGAATTCGAAACGGCGATGGTGGCGTTCGAAGAATCCGTTCGACGCGATGCTGCTGCTTCGCAAGACGCGTTTTGGCAAGGGCGACATCAAATCGCGAAAGAAGTGACTCGCGACTTCGAGCAACCGATTCTCGATCCGGGAACGCACCCAATCGACGATTTTGTCAATCAGAAGATTGAAAAGGCATTACGCAAGTCAGAGCGATTTGAGATGAACACCTCAATGCATTTCAATCAAAACGTGCTTCCGATCCTTCGTGACCAGTGCTTTCGTTGTCATGGTGAAAAGGCACAAGGTGGTCTTCGGCTGAATTCCCGCGACGCGGCACTGGCCAGTGGTGAATCGGAATTGCCCGCAATTGTGCCAGGCTCACCAGACGAAAGTGAATTGATCGTTCGGATCCGTGACCACGACATGCCGCCAACGGATGACGGACTCACCGGCGAACAGATTGCGATCTTGGAAGGGTGGGTGAAGGAAGGTGCCGTTTGGCCGACTCCACCAGTTGAACCGGAGTCGGTGGCGATGGCGCCGGTTGTGGATGATGCATCGTTCTTGCGGCGTGTGTACTTGGATACCGTCGGTGTGGGCCCGAGCGAAGGGAACGTGCGGCAGTTCCTGGCTAGCCGGGACCCTGATAAGCGTGTGAAGCTGATTGACGAGTTGTTGCAAGACGATCGCTATGCCGACCATTGGATCAGCTTTTGGATGGACGTGCTGGCAGAGAATCCTGGGCTACTGAATCCGTCGTTGAATAGCACGGGACCCTTTCGATGGTTCTTGTACGATTCGCTGCGTGATGGCAAACCGCTGGACCGGATGGTGACGGAATTGATCTTGATGCGTGGTAGTCCGCACGATGGAGGCAGTGCAGGATTTGCTCTCGCTGGCGAGAATGATTCGCCGATGGCCGCGAAGGGGCACATCCTGGCTTCCGCTTTCCTCGGAATCGAATTGCAGTGTGCCCGCTGTCACGATTCACCGTTTCATAGCACGTCGCAGGAAGACCTGTATTCATTGGCCGCGATGCTGAATCGCAAGCAACTCGCGCCGCCCAAAACCAGTCGTGTCCCCGACGCCTTTTTCGAGGGAATCGGTCGTGAGTCGTTGATCAGCGTGACGCTCAAGCCCGGCGTCCAAGTTCAGCCGAAATGGCCGTTTGCGTCGTTCACGGGAATCGAAGACGGTCCGCATCTCGATCCGCTCGTACAAAATTCGAAAGACAGTCGGGAAAGACTGGCCGCTCTGATCACGGCACCCCACAACGAGCGATTCCCACGTGTGATCGTCAACCATCTTTGGAATCGACTGATCGGTGCCGGCATTGTTCAGCCGGTCAATGATTGGGAAGGCAAGACTCCCAGTCACCCTGAGCTGTTGGACTGGTTGGCGATGGAGCTGGTTTCACATGACTATGACCTCAAGCATGTTTTACGTCAGATCATGACGTCGCAACTCTATCAACGCCAAGCCGTAGGTCGCAATCAACAGGCCGTGGCTGAGCAGCGGTTTTTCAATGCCCCTGATCCTCGCCGGCTTGCCGCTGAACAGATTGTCGATTCCCTATTCGTTTCGACGGGGCTCGAAATGGATACGGAAGAGATGACGTTCGTCCATGACGGTTCCGCGTCCAGCAAGACTCGCTTGACGTTGGGCTTCCCGAAGCGATCGTGGATGTTCACCAGCCTTAGCAACGAACGTGATCGACCCAGTTTAGCAATGCCGCGAGCCCAGCCGATTGCGGACGTGCTGGAGGCGTTCGGTTGGAGTGGCACGCGGCAACAGCCGATTGCGGAACGTGAATCGGATCCCAATTTGCTGCAGCCGGGAATTCTCGCCAACGGAATCCTCTCGATGTCTTTGACACGAGCGTCGTATCAATCGCCGCTTGCCCAATTGGCCGTCGATGCGAGCTCACCCGAGGAATTGCTGGATTCGCTGTTCCTGCGTTTCCTGTCACGATATCCAACCAAAGCGGAGACACAGTCGCTTGTGCCTGCATTGACGAATGGATTCGAAAGCCGCGTTTTGCCCGCCGATCAGGTGCGGGTTCCAGTCGCCGATTCACCATTGCCGTTGTCGACATGGACTAACCATTTACTTCCTGAAGCCAATGACATTCAAGAAGAATGGCAGGAACGGGTTCGCCGTGGGCCTTCCGCAGATCCAAGGCTCCAGCCGCATTGGCGAGAGGTCTATGAAGATGTGGTTTGGAGTTTGGTCAATGACCGTGAGTTTGTTTGGGTCCCGTAA